CTTAACTTTCTCGATGAGCTCAAGAACCGCCCCAACGTAAATCCTCGTCGGTTCCAAAAGCCACTCCCAGAGCTTTTTACCTTCATACTCGTAGTCGAGGCCGTACTTTGGAATCAACAGCTTCCTCGCGAGGGTCAGGCCATTCGAGTGTATTCCCGAGCTTGAAATTCCAACAACAACGTCGCCCGGCTTTATCCTCTTGCCCGTTATCACATTTCCCTTTTCCACAACTCCTATGGCCGTTCCAGCCAAGTCAAAGCCGTTGATGAGGTCTGGCATAACCGCAGTCTCCCCGCCGACTATAGCGACTCCGGCCTGTTTAGCACCTTCGTAGAGTCCCCTAGCTATCTCCGAAAAGATTTTCTCATCGGGTTCCTTTACGGCCAGGTAATCCACCAGGGCGACCGGCTCCGCCCCAACGCAGAGCAAATCGTTGACGTTCATCGCTATCATGTCTATCCCTATCGTGTCGAACTTGCCAACCGCTTCCGCTATTAAAACCTTCGTCCCGACCCCGTCTGTGGTCATGGCCAGATAAAAGCTCCCGAAGTCCATCAGCGCCGCGTAGTGGCCGAGGTTTTCAGCAGGTTCGCCGATTCTGCCCTTCCTGAACTCGAAGGTTGCCTTCGCGAGCGAGATTATGCCCCTCAAAGCTCTGGCCG
Above is a genomic segment from Thermococcus sp. containing:
- the purM gene encoding phosphoribosylformylglycinamidine cyclo-ligase, coding for MLTYAEAGVDDEKTARALRGIISLAKATFEFRKGRIGEPAENLGHYAALMDFGSFYLAMTTDGVGTKVLIAEAVGKFDTIGIDMIAMNVNDLLCVGAEPVALVDYLAVKEPDEKIFSEIARGLYEGAKQAGVAIVGGETAVMPDLINGFDLAGTAIGVVEKGNVITGKRIKPGDVVVGISSSGIHSNGLTLARKLLIPKYGLDYEYEGKKLWEWLLEPTRIYVGAVLELIEKVKVHGLAHITGGGLTNLKRLTDYGFSLEIPPIPGIFKLIRENGVPLEEMFRVFNMGVGFIAVVPAEEKDEALDVLNRHFESFELGVVTEEPGIRVENFGVKL